A part of Neodiprion pinetum isolate iyNeoPine1 chromosome 4, iyNeoPine1.2, whole genome shotgun sequence genomic DNA contains:
- the Toll-7 gene encoding toll-like receptor 7: MLTVLCSPSWKWSASVVVICFVLSSGVRGTCHWAPEGNDTRSAVCALLKLNSSAIGTLLPALDGALKLRLTCSNVHHFESLISTESWHRLSGLHELHVDGCKLLRLPASAFQPLAELKRLTLQTLNTEWGAGRTLELVPGALAGLRELQTLEIIYSNLRVLPPNVLCELGNLQVLNLTGNHLREISEVGLADSRANRAKCHADIRALDLSHNEIRSLPEESPLSGLRQLQELHLQHNSIGEIASDALTGLTSLRLFNVSYNGLGSLPEALFASTCDLREVHLQHNELRDLPRGTFTRLEQLLVLNLAGNTLGSDRVDETTFLGLIRLIVLDLSHNALTRIDARMFKDLFFLQILDLRNNSIGHIESNAFLPLYNLHTLELSENRLHSIGPQLFNGLFVLSRLTLSGNMIVSVDPMAFRNCSDLKELDLSGNALSTVPEALRDLAFLKTLDLGENQISEFRNGSFRNLHQLTGLRLISNNIGNLTRGMLWDLPNLQILNLARNKVQHVELDAFERNTRLEAIRLDGNFLSDINGVFTSIASLLLLNLSENHIEWFDYAFIPNNLKWLDVHGNFIESLGNYYGISDLKVRTLDASHNRITELSPIAIPDSVELLFINNNYISLVRPNTFTGKVNLTRVDMYANMIETMELTALRLTPVPAGKSLPEFYIGGNPFNCNCSMDWLPVINNMTALRQHPRVMDLDNAMCRVSGPRGTAIVPAIEARPEQFLCRYEAHCFALCHCCDFDACDCEMTCPSDCKCYHDQTWNTNVVDCSGLGAPEIPRRIPMDATEVYLDGNDLRELQNHVFIGRKNMRVLYVNGSGIESIQNRTFNGLNNLQTLHLEDNRIHDLKGFEFEHLSHLRELYLHNNLIGFVSNVTLVPLRSLEILRLDGNRLVTFPIWQLTLNVRLTELSLGSNPWSCRCKFLQELTTWVSENAHKVVDSTDVWCDNNETRPAYRRRLDVNETACSDYFAQGGVIESIMVSDYLPMVAATLSAVLLLLVVTVLAFIFREPVRTWAYSRYGVRLWAKAAPPDDRERLYDGYLCYSPKDEDFVLRSLVAELEHGAGAGSGGLRLCLHHRDLPCLRAAAPVVLEAAEASRRVLIVLTRNFLQTEWSRFEFRAAVHEALRGRPGQLVVVQAGPVAPEAESDPELRPYLRTAVRLRWGEKRFWERLRFAMPAGDALRRKPSSLYRRNVNTYTLEGRPEKGTPTLRVHGHIAGHHHPLFKDSPELLQAPPAYSSTATLQSHNNGRLEIAGRETPGSTATPSPRLTVNHAYQETGLEGAGNAGRRPLSEHIYSSIDSDYSTLERNAWRQQQPPPPGQAYLV; encoded by the coding sequence ATGCTCACAGTGCTGTGTTCGCCCTCGTGGAAGTGGAGTGCTAGTGTGGTGGTTATCTGTTTCGTACTGTCCTCCGGGGTGCGGGGCACCTGCCACTGGGCCCCGGAAGGAAACGACACGCGATCCGCCGTCTGCGCGCTTCTCAAGCTCAACTCGTCGGCAATCGGCACCCTTCTGCCCGCCCTCGACGGCGCTCTCAAGCTCAGGCTGACCTGCAGCAACGTTCACCACTTCGAGAGTCTGATATCAACCGAGAGCTGGCACCGTCTGAGCGGTCTTCACGAGCTCCACGTCGACGGGTGCAAGCTGCTGCGGCTGCCGGCCTCTGCGTTCCAACCCCTCGCCGAGCTCAAGCGGCTCACGCTCCAGACGTTGAACACGGAGTGGGGCGCCGGTCGTACCCTCGAGCTCGTCCCCGGCGCCCTTGCCGGCCTCCGGGAGCTGCAGACCCTCGAGATCATATACAGCAACCTGCGAGTCCTGCCGCCGAATGTTTTATGCGAGCTCGGGAATCTCCAGGTCCTGAACCTCACGGGAAATCACCTACGGGAGATCAGCGAAGTCGGCCTCGCCGACAGCCGGGCTAATCGTGCCAAATGCCACGCGGATATTCGGGCCCTGGATTTGTCTCACAACGAGATCCGAAGCCTCCCGGAAGAGAGTCCGTTGTCCGGTTTGCGCCAACTGCAGGAGCTCCACCTCCAGCACAATTCCATCGGTGAAATCGCCAGCGATGCGCTCACCGGACTCACCAGCCTTCGCCTCTTCAACGTCAGCTACAACGGCCTAGGCTCGTTGCCCGAGGCCCTCTTCGCCAGCACCTGCGACCTCCGGGAGGTGCATCTGCAGCACAACGAGCTCCGTGATCTTCCCCGGGGAACGTTCACCAGACTCGAGCAGCTGCTGGTACTGAATTTAGCCGGGAACACGCTCGGGAGCGATCGGGTGGACGAGACTACCTTTCTGGGCTTGATTCGTCTGATAGTCCTCGATTTGTCCCACAACGCTCTGACTCGCATCGACGCCCGCATGTTCAAGGATCTCTTCTTCCTCCAGATCCTTGATCTCCGGAACAACTCGATCGGGCACATCGAGAGCAACGCCTTTCTGCCTCTCTACAATCTGCACACCTTGGAGCTTTCCGAAAATCGGCTCCACTCGATCGGACCTCAGCTATTCAACGGACTGTTTGTTCTGAGCCGGTTGACTCTTTCCGGAAACATGATCGTCTCCGTTGATCCGATGGCCTTTCGGAACTGTTCCGACCTTAAGGAGCTCGATCTCAGCGGAAACGCGCTCAGCACAGTTCCGGAGGCGCTCCGCGATCTTGCGTTCCTGAAGACCCTCGACCTCGGCGAGAATCAAATCAGCGAATTTCGCAACGGATCCTTCCGGAATCTGCACCAGCTCACCGGGCTCCGTTTGATCAGCAACAACATCGGGAACCTGACGCGCGGCATGCTTTGGGACCTGCCGAATCTGCAGATATTGAATCTCGCCAGAAACAAAGTGCAGCACGTCGAGCTCGACGCGTTCGAACGGAACACGAGGCTCGAGGCGATTCGGCTCGACGGAAATTTTCTATCGGACATAAACGGCGTGTTCACAAGCATCGCCAGTCTCCTGCTTCTCAATCTGTCGGAGAATCACATCGAGTGGTTCGACTACGCGTTCATACCCAACAATCTCAAGTGGCTCGACGTTCACGGGAATTTCATCGAAAGTCTGGGAAATTATTACGGTATAAGTGATCTAAAAGTGAGGACACTCGACGCCAGTCACAACCGGATTACCGAGCTTTCACCAATCGCGATACCGGACAGTGTTGAACTCTTGTTCATAAACAATAACTACATCAGCCTTGTGCGGCCGAACACCTTTACCGGCAAAGTGAATCTCACCCGCGTCGACATGTACGCGAACATGATCGAGACCATGGAACTTACGGCTCTACGTCTGACTCCGGTTCCCGCCGGAAAGTCCCTCCCCGAATTTTACATCGGCGGAAATCCGTTCAACTGTAACTGCTCGATGGACTGGCTTCCGGTGATAAACAACATGACCGCGCTTCGTCAGCATCCGCGAGTCATGGACCTGGACAACGCGATGTGCCGTGTATCCGGGCCGCGAGGCACGGCGATCGTTCCCGCCATCGAGGCGAGACCCGAGCAATTTTTGTGCCGTTACGAAGCTCACTGTTTCGCCCTCTGCCATTGCTGCGACTTCGACGCCTGCGACTGCGAGATGACTTGTCCGTCGGACTGCAAGTGCTACCACGACCAGACCTGGAACACCAACGTCGTCGACTGCTCGGGTCTGGGCGCTCCGGAAATTCCACGGCGAATTCCCATGGACGCGACGGAGGTTTACCTCGATGGCAACGATCTGCGGGAGCTCCAAAACCACGTGTTCATCGGGCGGAAGAACATGCGAGTTCTGTACGTGAACGGTAGCGGGATAGAGTCGATCCAGAATCGGACGTTCAACGGACTGAACAACCTCCAGACGCTTCATCTCGAGGACAACAGGATACACGACCTGAAGGGATTCGAGTTCGAGCACTTGTCGCACCTGCGAGAGCTCTACCTCCACAACAACCTGATCGGATTCGTGAGCAACGTTACCCTGGTCCCGCTGAGATCCCTCGAGATACTGCGACTCGACGGTAACAGGCTCGTCACGTTTCCCATCTGGCAGCTGACCCTGAACGTTCGTCTGACCGAGCTGTCTCTCGGGAGCAACCCGTGGTCCTGCAGATGCAAGTTTCTGCAGGAGCTTACCACCTGGGTGTCGGAGAACGCGCACAAGGTCGTCGACTCGACGGACGTGTGGTGCGACAACAACGAAACCCGGCCCGCCTATCGACGCCGCCTCGACGTGAACGAGACCGCCTGTTCGGACTACTTTGCCCAGGGTGGTGTCATCGAGAGTATAATGGTCTCCGACTACCTTCCCATGGTCGCGGCCACCCTCTCGGCGgtcctcctccttctcgtGGTCACTGTCCTAGCCTTCATATTCCGAGAACCGGTGCGAACGTGGGCTTACTCGCGTTACGGTGTCCGGTTGTGGGCAAAGGCTGCGCCGCCCGACGACCGGGAGCGACTTTACGACGGGTACCTTTGCTACAGTCCGAAGGACGAGGACTTCGTCCTGCGATCGCTGGTCGCCGAGCTCGAACACGGTGCCGGGGCCGGAAGCGGCGGTCTGAGGCTCTGCCTCCATCACCGGGATCTTCCCTGCCTGAGAGCCGCGGCTCCCGTCGTCCTGGAAGCGGCCGAGGCCTCGAGGAGGGTGCTGATCGTCCTGACGCGAAATTTCCTACAGACGGAATGGTCGCGGTTCGAGTTCCGCGCGGCGGTACACGAGGCGCTTCGCGGTCGACCCGGGCAGCTGGTCGTCGTACAGGCAGGGCCGGTCGCCCCGGAGGCGGAGTCCGACCCGGAGCTGAGGCCGTACCTAAGGACGGCGGTGAGGCTGCGCTGGGGTGAGAAAAGGTTCTGGGAAAGGCTCAGGTTCGCGATGCCCGCGGGCGATGCGCTACGTCGCAAACCCTCGTCCCTCTACAGACGCAACGTGAATACCTACACCCTCGAGGGCCGCCCCGAGAAGGGCACGCCGACGCTCCGGGTCCACGGACACATCGCCGGTCACCATCACCCCCTCTTCAAGGATTCACCGGAGCTCCTCCAGGCGCCCCCGGCGTATTCGAGCACGGCCACGCTTCAGAGCCACAATAACGGGAGGCTGGAGATCGCCGGCAGGGAAACGCCCGGAAGCACCGCCACTCCGAGTCCCAGACTGACGGTGAACCACGCGTACCAGGAAACCGGCCTCGAGGGCGCCGGGAACGCGGGCAGGCGGCCCCTGTCCGAGCACATTTACTCCTCCATAGACTCGGACTATTCGACGCTCGAGAGAAACGCGTGGCGGCAGCAACAACCCCCGCCCCCCGGACAAGCCTATCTTGTGTAG